TTTAATAAATTGAGAAGTGTTTTGCTCTGCTTCTTTTTTTATTGCATCAACTATTTCAATTCCCTTAGTTTTAATTTTTTGCCAAATTGAATTTGCGGTAGAATTCATGTAATCTGTCCAATATTCCTCAAAGTTGCCTATATGATAAGCAAAAGTGAATTTCATTATTTTTATATCTACAAATCCTACTGTGCCTATTTCATTTTTCAAATCTTCCGGATCACCAAATCTGTGAACCGTTGGAGTTCCTTTTACTCTTATGTCTGGAATATGGTGTAGAATTGAATTCATTATACAACTAAAATATGGTACACCTGACTGTGTTCCATGAACTGCTATTGCTATTCTGCCATCTTTTTTCATAATATTTCTAATTGATTTTAGTACTTTGTATACATCTGGAAAAAACATCAAACCATACTGACAAACTATTTTGTCAAAATTTACATGAAAGCCAAGATTTTCTGCATCCATCTCAATAAAATCTGTATTTTTAAATTGAATTGATTTTTGTGCAATACCTAACGCTATTCGTGAGATATCTATTCCAACAAGATTTCCTGAATTCCCAAGTAGGCGTGAAATTTCTTTTGAAACTACACCAGTTCCACATGCTACATCTAATACAGAATCACTAGGTTTGATTTCTGCAGCTTTTACCAATTCTTTTGTAGATTTAAAAGGTCCAGCATCACTATTTGCCCAATTATTATGATATTGGGACGCAACAGTATTCCAATTTGCTCTAGTATTGATTTTGTATTCAATTGGATTAAACGTTGAACTCATAATTGTTTTGATAATATTATTAAAGTTAATCCTTTCTGATCAAAATATTGTTGAACTTTAGTTTATAATTTCAGAGGTATTGAGAAGATATGTATGTTTTTTTGATTAAACAAAATCAGAATAGCCAAAGCTTAAATTAATTACAATTAAACAAATCACATGACATTTTTCAAAGTGAATGTGACAATAGAAAATAAACCAGAAATAAGTGATCCTGAAGGCGATACTATATTAAATGACTTGGTTCTAAAAGATCATAACGTTTCTGTGAAAAAGGTTCGCTCTGCAAAGACACTCAAATTTGATGTAGATGCAAAAAACCGAAAGATTGCTGAAAAAATTGTAATGGATTTATGTAATGAATTTAGAATTTATAATCCACTTGTAAGTAAAGTATCTGTTGAAAGTTTTGATGCCTAACTACTTTTTACTACCTTACGGTTAAGGGCAGTGGTATCCTCAAGGGCCCCATCTATCAACAGTTTACTTCGTAAGTATTTTGCCAAGTCTGTTTCAGTTATGATTCCAACAAGATTCCCATTCTCAAGAACAAGGAGTCTACGAATATTTTTATTAATCATTTTTTGAACTGCATCCTCTATTGGAGTCATAGGTTCTACCCATCGAAAATTATGTGACATTATTTCAGAGAGAGGCACGTCTGAACTTTTCCTATCTGAAGTTGAGACTTTACGAGCAAGGTCTCTTTCTGTAACCAATCCTATCGGGGTGCCGTCTTTTATAACTACAAGGGAGCTGATTTCTTTTTCTGCAAGTAAAAATGCGACATCTTTTGCAGTCTTGTCATGTTCTATGGTAATCACGTTACGTACCATGATGTCACGTACTTGACCCATAGCTAGTACCAAAAAGTATTAGGATAAAAATGATTTCATTTTCATTCGATTCAATTTAATAATACTGTCAAGCAATGAAGAAATGTGAAAGTTGCTGTTATTGTATTTCCAGGAAGTAACTGCGATCGGGATATGCATCATGTACTTTCAGACGTCTTTAAATTAAAAACAGAACTTGTTTGGCATACTGATGAACTTCCAAAAAATATAGATGCGGTAGTTCTTCCAGGAGGTTTTTCATATGGTGATAGACTTCGTGCTGGAGTTATTGCAGCTCACAGTCCTGTAATTTCTGACATTAAAAAAATGGCAGAAAAAGGGATGCCGATTCTGGGCGTTTGTAACGGATTTCAAATTCTAGTAGAGGCAGAACTTTTACCGGGAGCACTTCTTAAAAATACATCACTTACATTCATGTGTAAATGGACTGAGATTATAGTAAAAAATAACAGGACTCCATTTACCAATAAATTAAAACTAAATCAAAGAATTCCTATTGCAATTGCTAATGGAGAAGGTAGGTATTATGCTGACAAGGAGACACTAAAATCATTAAAGAAAAACAATCAGATTGTTTTTACATATGGTGAGGAAGTAAATGGGGCCTCGCTTGATATTGCTGGATTATGCAATAAACAAGGTAATGTCGTTGGCATGATGCCACATCCTGAAAGATCTGCAGAATCTATTATTAATCCAAAGAATTCAAAACCGGCTTCATTAATTTTTGAATCCCTGTTGAATACATTGGGTGTAGCACAATGAGTCTCACTCCACAAGAACATGTTTTTCTTGAAAAGAAAATTGGTCGTAAACCTAGTCCTGTAGAATTACAGATTATTGCAGCAGAATGGTCAGAACACTGCTCATACAAATCATCAAAAAAACATTTGAAACTTTTGCCTAGAGATGGAAATAGAGTAATCTCTGGTCCAGGTTATGACTCAGGGGTTCTAGATGTTGGTGATGGTTATGTTGTAACAGTACACATTGAAAGTCACAATCATCCTTCTGCTGTTGAACCCTATGGTGGTGCGGCTACTGGTGTAGGTGGTGTTATCCGTGATATTTTATCTGCAGGAACAAGGCCAATTGCAATACTTGATGGTTTACGATTTGGTGACATTGAAAAAGATTCTCATGCAAGATGGCTTTTCAAAAATGTAGTGCGTGGAATTGCAGACTATGGTAACTGCCTTGGGATTCCAACAATTGGCGGTGAAATTGAATTTGATAAGTGTTTTACAAACTATGCACTTGTTGATGTCGCAGCTATTGGATTTGGTAAAAAAGAAAAACTCATAAAAAATAGAGCAGATAAAGACGACTTTGTTGTTTTAATTGGAGGTTCTACTGGGCGTGATGGAATTGGCGGCTCACAATTTGCATCAGATAAGCTAGAATCAGAAAACCGTTCAGCAGTTCAAATACCAGATCCATTTATAGAAAAATTGGTTATAGAAGCAATACTTGAAGCAAGAGATCAACACTGCATAAAAGCAATGAAAGACTTGGGTGGTGGAGGTCTTTCTTGCGCTATTTCCGAAACATCTGACGCATTATCTGTTGGAATAGAGATGGACGTTGCACGTATTCACAAGAGGGAGGCTAGTATGTCCCCAACAGAGTTGATGGTTTCAGAATCACAAGAGAGAATGCTTGTCATAACGGACAGACAAAAACTTCCAATATTAAAAAAAATATGTGAAAAATTCAAAGTCCCATATTCTGTTATTGGCAAAGTAAAAGAAGATAGAATGATGCAAGTCAGAGTTGAGACAAACACAATAGCAAATCTGCCTAGTAGTGTAATTGCAAATGCGCCACTTTTAGATAGATCTGCATCAAAACCAAAATATCTAAAAAAAATCAGAGAGATAAAAAAACCAAATACCCCAAAAAACCTAACTGGAACACTTCTTCAAATGCTTACAAATCCTAACATTGCAAGCAAGATCTGGGTGTATGGGCAGTATGATCATGAAGTTGGAATAAGAACTGTAATAAAACCAGGGTGCGATGCATCTGTCCTCAGATTAGATAACGGTAAATTCCTGTCCGTAAAGATTGATGGTAATTCTAAACAATGTTACATTGATCCCCGTCAAGGCGCCATAGGGTGCTTTGAAGAGGCGTGTAGAAATGTTGTTTGTACTGGCGCTACTCCAATTGGCATGGTTGATCATTTACAGTTTGGAAATCCAGAGGACCCTGAAATTTTTTGGACATTTAAAGAATCATTAGAGGGAATATCAGAATTTGCAAAATATTTTGAAATTCCATGTGTTGGAGGCAAGGTTAGTTTTTACAATGAAACAGACAACGGTCCAATAAAGCCTACTCCGTTGATTGGGGTTCTTGGGTTGATAGATAAAAAACCATTACTTGCACAAAAAATTGCAAATAACGACATGCTTGTTATTGTAGGAGAAACAAAAGATGAACTTGGTGGTTCAGAATATTATGAATATGTCCATGATATCATTGGTGGAAAATCTCCAACAGTAGATATGAAATATTCCAAACTAAATCAACAAATCGTATTGGAACTGATAAATCAAGAATTGATAAATTCTGCTCATGACTGTTCAAAAGGCGGTCTTGCAGTGGCGGTATCTGAACTATGTATTACAAATAATATGGGCTGTGTGGTATCAATAGATAAAATACCCGGCCAAAAACTAAAACCTGACGAGATTTTATTTTCTGAATCTCATTCTCGTTATCTGTTGGTTATAGACCCAAAGAACTCTGATAAAATAAAATCTCTATTAAAACAAAAAAATGTCTCATATGCGTTCATTGGTAAATTTTCTGGTTCTGGTATAATATTTAGAAACAAAACAAAAACAATTATCAATCTAAGGATTGATAAGGCACAAGACAAATGGCTAAACTCATTGGAGTCGCTGATTACTCATGGTTAAGGAAAACTGTGGAGTTGTAGGCATCTTCAGTCTTGATGGTGCAAATGTTATTCCGATGATAATTGATTCTCTAAGAGCACTTCAACATAGAGGACAAGAAGCATGGGGGGTAGCGGTTCCAAAAAAACAACCATACAAACAGCTTGGATTGGTATCCTCTGCAGTTTCAGAATTTGACAAAGTTACAAGAGAGTATGCATCTCCTGCTGCAATCGGTCACGTAAGATACTCTACTATGGGAGGAAGTAATTTGGAAAATGCTCAGCCATTAAAGGTAAAAGATCTTTGTATTGCACATAATGGTACAATATCAAACGTTGAAGAATTATCAGGAATGGTAGGAGGATGTACTTTTACACCACAAAATGCTAGTGATACGTTGATTGCTGCTAAGCGATTGGTCTCACTCATGTCAGAAAACGGTAAGCTTGGTAATGCATTATCAATTTTAAAAAATGAAATGGTAGGATCTTTTTGTTTTACTTTTGTATCTGATGACAATGCAGTATATGCAGCTCGTGATCCAAAAGGATTTAGACCAATGGTTGTTGGCTTTAGAAAAGATACTAATACATATATTGTAGCTTCAGAATCTGCTGCACTTGCAGCGGTTGGAGCACAACTAATTCGTGATGTAAAGCCAGGTGAGCTGATAAAAATTAGTAATGCTGGTTTAGAGTCTGAAATGTTTTCTGAAGAAAAAAAACCGGCTCATTGTTCGTTTGAGTTCACCTATTTTGCACATCCCTCTAGCGTTATGGAAGGTTCTAATATTTACATGGTAAGAAAAAAAATCGGACAGTATCTAGCAAGAAAGTTTCCAATTAAAGATGCAGATATAGTAATTCCTGTACCTGATTCAGCAAGACCTGCAGCACTAGGATATGCTCAGGAGTTGGGAATTCAATTTGAAGAAGGTTTGTTAAAAGATAGATACAGTAGAAAGGGGCCATTACGAAGTTTTATTGAACCGCATCAAAGTGATAGAGTAGAAATAAACCGTTGGATAATACCGATTACCCAAGTTATTGATGGTAAACACGTAGTTGTAGTTGACGACAGTCTTGTGAGAGGAACAAGCTCAAAGGCGATCATCAAGGCCTTGCGACGTGCAGGAGCAAAAAAAATTAGTATGGTAATAACATTTCCGCCAATAAAATACCCGTGTTATGCTGGAATCGATTTTCCTTCACAAGAAGAACTTGTGACGTTTTTTGATAAAAGTGGTGAATATTCTGAAGAAGAAATGGTAGAAAAAGTACGACAAGTTGTTGGTGCAGATTTCTTGGGATATAATGATGCAAAAAATTTGGCAAACGCGATTGGAATAGATACTAATTCTATGTGCTTTACTTGTTCTACTGGTGATTATTCTCCGCTTGGAATAAAACCTATCTTTAAGAGCAGAGCTGAAATTAAAGGCGAATAAATTGGAATTAGCATATGTGTTGGTAAAAGCCAAAATGGGACACGAGGTAGATGTTATGAATGCCATTTTGAAAATAGATGGTGTAAAGGAGGTTCTTGGAACTTATGGTCAATACGATATCTTTGTAAAAGTTCAAGTTCAAACAAGAAAGGAGATTGAACTAATAATTACTAAAAAGATCCGTAGGGTTAGTAACGTTCTATCTACCACCACTCTTTCTGTTATACCTAGTCAAGACTATAAATAGACTTTATAATTAACCATAAATTATTTTATTTTATGAGAAAAGATTTTCTTGCAGTAATATGTGGTGGTATTGTTATCGTTGTAATAGTTACAGTCTTGTTAATTGTACAAGGACCAACTGAGAAATATGCTATATTTTTAGATCCTTTCAAGGATAAGCAATCACTGGTTACTGATACTCATGTAACAGTTCGAAATATAGGAAAAGAGTCTCTTACTAATGTAAGAGTGGACTATGGAGGGAGTAGCAAACCTGATATTATTCCATTGTTAAAACCTGGAGAAAAAGTAATACTCTCACCATCTGCAGGAAGTGATCTTCAGGAAGTTACTGTAACAACAGATCAGGGAGTCAATGTTACTAAACCATATAGAACTCCCATAAATATGCCAGGCATGATGGGTTCCTAACAGAACGTATTTTGTATCAGTTTAAATCTAACGCTGATCAACGACGCGTGTTTGAAGTTTCTTCGTTCAGGTAAGGTAAAAGACATTTATGAATTAGATGATGGAAATTTGCTTTTCCATTTTAGTGATAGGGTTTCTGCATTTGATGTAAAGTTTCCTACTCCCATTCCAAGAAAAGGAGAAGTTCTTTGCAAATTTGCTGAATTCTGGTTCAAAAAAATTCAGACACCAAATCACTATGTAAGAACAGAAACAAAAGACAAAATAGTTGTAAAAAAAATGGAAATGATTCCAATAGAATGTGTTGTTAGAGGATATTTCTATGGGAGTCTGATTCAGAGATGGAAGGAAGGTCAAGTCACAATCCCGAAAAATACTGATACTAGAATTGCGGCAAAGATGCCTGAACCTGTATTTGATCCTACAACAAAATCGGAAACACATGATCTTCCAATTACCAAAAACATGGCTATTGATATGGGTCTTATCAGCTCAAAAGATTATGATTGGTTAGAAGAAACATCTATTAATATTTACAAAAACATGTCTAAAATATCAGAAAAAGCTGGATTCATCTTAGCTGATTTGAAATTAGAATTTGGAAAATCATCTAATGAAATATTGTTAGGTGATTCTATTGGTCCTGATGAATATAGAATGTGGCCAAAGGTTGCATATCAAGTAGGTAAAATACAAGAAAGTTTTGACAAGCAACTTTTACGTGATTGGTTGGCAACACATGGGTATCAAAAAAAGTTTGAAGACGATAGAAATGCTGGTAAAGCACCAATAGCACCAGAATTGCCATCCGAACTATCGCATGAAATGTCATCTAGGTACATTACTGCATACGAACGTATTACTGGTAACTCACTTTAACTCGAATTTCAATTTAGACCGAACCTTAAAATTTCTTATTTTGCTAATTATGTGATATCATGATGACCAGAATTTCCCAAAATGTTATTTTTTACAAAATTTTTGGGAATTTTTGTAATGGTACTATATGTATAAGAATGGTATAATATTGATAATTATACTAGCATGTTAGTGAGTATAAAGTATTCTTAATAGTAGTAGTGATATATTTTTAAAACCTTAATAATATTTTTAGTAACATAAAAAAAAGTAACATATTAGATAACAAAATATGATGTCATGATCTTTTAGTAATAATTATAATTCAAAGGAGGAAATGTCGACCTTACTCCAAAAAGAAATCAAAATAAATAGAATCGTTACAACTAACATAGAGCAGGCAAAAGCACTAGATGACCCTGCAAGAATTAAGATCCTGCAAATTCTATATCATAAACAATTTTCTGCAGAACAAATAGTGGAAGAATTGCACAAAACTGGTTACAATAAAGCTACCACTACAATCAGACATCATTTGGATGTTTTAAAACGGGCAGGTCTTGTGGAAATTGTAAAAATGGAAGAAATTCGAGGAGCTGTAATGAAATTTTATGGAACATCAATTAAGCTTCTGGGATATGATGTACCTCCAAACTTTGATTCTGATTATTCTAAAACAATAGATGATGCATCTATAACGATACAAAAGATGATAAAAAATATTGTTCAAAATAATATATCAAAATCAAAAAAGAAAAATATTGAAAAACGTACTAGTGCAGAACAAAACTATGACCAATACCTCTTAATAGAAATAGTAAATAGGGCACTAACAAAAGTCTTAGAAAATCATAGTTCTAATTTTATACAAAAAAAGTAAATTATTCTAGTTTATGTCAATAGAAAAAACTCCTTTTGAATCTGGATTTTGTAGAGTTTTGATCATTTGACGAGGAATGGAATTTGAAGCCAGATCACAATTAATTGCCAATGTCCTAGGGCAGATAAAAGAGCTTTTTCTAATTACAATGTCATGAGGATTTGTTAAAATTAAATTCTCATGGCCGTTACCTTTGACCTTAAAGGAAACATCTTTTACTGATATTGTAAAAAAAATTTCTGATTTAGAATTTAGCATAAGAGTTTTCATTTGTTCTGGTATGTCATTACAACCACAAGATGCTTCAACTCCAATGATACAATCTCCATTTAATGTAAGATTTGGTTCTGTTGTTATCTCAATTGTTTTTGGATGAAGTGATCTAATATTTTTGTGACCGTTAAACAAGATCTCAAAATGCATGATCGCACATCTGTATAGACTTAAATTAAACCTTCAAAGGTATGAAAATTGAAATGTTACCAGCGGCTGCAGGTTATGATAGAGCAATTACTGTTTTTTCACCAGATGGAAGACTTTACCAGGTTGAATATGCAATTGAAACAGTAAGACGTGGAACACTTGCAATTGGGATAAAATGTAAAGATGGAATAATTCTTGCAGTTGAAGAAAAACCAAGAAAATTACAAAATTCAGAAATCACGCAAAAGATATTTCAAGTAGATGATCATATAGGAGTTGCTGCTGCAGGATACATTCCTGATGCTAGGTCACAAGTTGATAATGCAAGATTTTTTTCACAATCAAACAGAATGATTTATGATGAACCAATAGAGGTAGAATCAGTAGCAAAACATCTTGCAGATCAATGTCAACAATTCACTCAATATGCTGGAGTTAGGCCTTTTGGAGTGGCATTGATTATTGCTGGAATAGACAAGAGTGGAAGTTCAGTATTTCTGACTGATCCAAGTGGCACATACATCTCATACGATGCGGTTGCTATTGGTTCTGGTTCAGATCAGGTAACCGAATACCTAGAAAAATATTACAAAAAAGATATGTCATTAGAAGAAGCAGCAGAACTTGCCATTGAATCAATATATCTTGTAAGTGAAGAAAAAGAAGGTACAAAACATGTTAAAATGGCACAAATACTAAACAACACAAAGGTTCTAACAAAAACTTTAGAAAAAGATATTGAAAAATATGCTATAAAGGCAAAAGATTCTGCAGCTAAAAGACAAAAATAATCTCTACTATTTTATAATCCAACAGAGGATTTTATTTCATTGAAACTTTCAATTGCAATTCCAGATTCTTCAGTAAGTGATGAATCAACAAATCTTGGTAAATCAACAAAAATTTCTTTAATAGCTAGGGCATGTGCAATTTTTCGTGTACAATCTATTTACATTTATCATGAAAGCTCTGGAAGTGATAGCGATAGAACATTAATACGCACCATTTTAAAATATCTTGAAACACCGCAATATCTTAGAAGAGGACTTTTCCAAAGAATTTCAGAACTACGGTTTGCTGGAAGCTTAAGTCCATTAAAAATTCCACATCATTCTTACACATCAGATTCAAGACAAGTAAAAGCTGGAGACATAAGAGAAGGAATGATAGTTTTTGCAAGAGGTAAAAAATCTGTAGATGTAGGACTTGAACAACTCATTTTGTATTCTGGACATGATGAAGTAGGAAAAAGAGTCACAATGCAATTTAAGGCTGGATATCCAGAACTTTTGGCAAAGCAAATCTCTAGAAACGAAATTAAGCAATATTGGGGATATGAGGTAAAAGAAAGCGCAAATTTACGTGCACTTCTTTCTGGATGGAATTCTAATGTGATATTGACCTCAAGAAAAGGCAAACCCATACACAAAGCACAAAATTATTTCGATGAAATTTCAAATAATCCAGTACTGGTTGTGTTTGGTACTCCTGAACGAGGAATACATGAAATTCTTGGAGTGTCGATAAAAGAAATTCCAAAATCACAGAATCTTAATTTCTTTCCTGAACAGGCTACTGAAACTGTACGACTAGAAGAAGCAATCCTTGGTACTTTGGCGATCTTAAATGTTCTTACTCGCAAGTAAGTTTATTATTGTTTTATAGAATAATTTTTTATTGTCTAAACAAAAACGCATATTACTTTTTGCAATAATTGCTGGTTTAGCTGGTGTTGTAATAGGTGGTATTGTTATTGTGTTTATGATTTCACATTTATAATTTTTAGATCGTTTTTGCAAAAAATTACTATAATTTGGTATTTTAAATAGTAGACTTATAATGGGGTTTACGACATTTAGCGTTTATCAATGGGCCATAGAAAACATAGTCAGCCAAGGCGAGGAAGTCTTGCATATCTTCCAAGAGGTAGAGCAAAGAGCATGGAAGCGAGAATTCGTACTTGGCCACAAGAAGAAGGCGATCAGCCAAAACTCTTGGCGCATGCTGGATTCAAAGCCGGTTGTATTAGAATAGCAAGTATTGATGATCGAGATAAAACTCCAAACTTTGGCAAACAACTTGTTAGCCTTGGAACCGTAGTTGTCACACCGCCAATTGTTATAATTGGAGTTAGAGGATATTCAAAAGATAGATACGGTATTGATTCTTCTTTTGATGTTTATGCAAAAGAATTACCAAAAGAATTGCCTAGGCTATTTACAGCAAAATCTGACGAAAAAAGTCTTGAACATGCAGAAAAATCACTTGGAAGAATTGATGAAATTTTTGCCATTGCAGCCATTTTGCCAGGACAAGCAGGTATTGATCAAAAAAAACCTTATGTTTTTGAGATAGCAGTAAAAGGTGGAGATATACAAAAACAATTTGCGTTTGTTAAAGATCTTTTAGGTAAAGAAGTTAAAGTTGATCAAGTTTTTCAAAAAGGCGCTGATGTTGATATTGCAGCCATAACAAAAGGTAAAGGAATTGAAGGCCCGATTACAAGATGGGGAGTAAAAAAGAAACAACACAAATCAAGAAAAAGTGTAAGAGCACTTGGTACATTAGGTCCAATTAGTCCGGCAACTATCATGTATACTGTTCCAAGAGCTGGTCAACGAGGTTTTCATCAAAGAACACAATACAACAATAGGATAATGATAATGAGTAACACACAAAATTCTGAATTCAAAATTAATCCTGCAGGAGGATTCAAACATTTTGGATTAGTAGAAGGAGATTTTGTTGTAATACGAGGTTCAATTCCAGGAACTTATAGAAGATTAGTTAAACTACGTTCTCCAATGCGTCACAGAACTTCTAAAATTACACAGCCAAAAGTTTTGGAGATAATGATATGACCATACAAGTATTTTCAATAAATGGCTCAAAACAAGAAGAGATCGAATTACCACTTGTTTTTTCTACACCACTGCGAACAGATCTTTTACATCGTGCATACATAAATTTAGAATCACATAAGTTTCAAACTCAAGGACGATATCCACTTGCTGGTATGAATGTTGTAGCAGAATCAAATAGTCCTCCAACAGGTCATCATCAATCAAGAGTTGCTAGGATGCATGGAGGTGGTGGTGGTAGACAGGGCCAAGGTGGCGGTGTTGCAATGGTGCGAGGTGGAAGACAAGCACATCCTCCTACCACAGAAAAAGTGACTTACAAGATGTTAAATAAAAAAGAAAATAAACTTGCTTTGTGTTCTGCAATTGCGGCAACTACATCTGAATCACTAGTAAAATTACGTGGTCATAAAATTGAT
This genomic stretch from Nitrosopumilaceae archaeon harbors:
- a CDS encoding putative RNA uridine N3 methyltransferase; the protein is MKLSIAIPDSSVSDESTNLGKSTKISLIARACAIFRVQSIYIYHESSGSDSDRTLIRTILKYLETPQYLRRGLFQRISELRFAGSLSPLKIPHHSYTSDSRQVKAGDIREGMIVFARGKKSVDVGLEQLILYSGHDEVGKRVTMQFKAGYPELLAKQISRNEIKQYWGYEVKESANLRALLSGWNSNVILTSRKGKPIHKAQNYFDEISNNPVLVVFGTPERGIHEILGVSIKEIPKSQNLNFFPEQATETVRLEEAILGTLAILNVLTRK
- a CDS encoding 50S ribosomal protein L3 — its product is MGHRKHSQPRRGSLAYLPRGRAKSMEARIRTWPQEEGDQPKLLAHAGFKAGCIRIASIDDRDKTPNFGKQLVSLGTVVVTPPIVIIGVRGYSKDRYGIDSSFDVYAKELPKELPRLFTAKSDEKSLEHAEKSLGRIDEIFAIAAILPGQAGIDQKKPYVFEIAVKGGDIQKQFAFVKDLLGKEVKVDQVFQKGADVDIAAITKGKGIEGPITRWGVKKKQHKSRKSVRALGTLGPISPATIMYTVPRAGQRGFHQRTQYNNRIMIMSNTQNSEFKINPAGGFKHFGLVEGDFVVIRGSIPGTYRRLVKLRSPMRHRTSKITQPKVLEIMI
- the rpl4p gene encoding 50S ribosomal protein L4 yields the protein MTIQVFSINGSKQEEIELPLVFSTPLRTDLLHRAYINLESHKFQTQGRYPLAGMNVVAESNSPPTGHHQSRVARMHGGGGGRQGQGGGVAMVRGGRQAHPPTTEKVTYKMLNKKENKLALCSAIAATTSESLVKLRGHKIDKLESFPIVVSDEIESISKSKELAKFFEALNLTQDIDRLKNRLKRRSGKPQLRGRKSKIGKSILIVVKDSKNLSKATGTFLGVDVKAVNSLSVLDLAPGAQPIRLTVFSKGAIEELAKIKSPHLELMVIKR